A portion of the Paenibacillus hamazuiensis genome contains these proteins:
- a CDS encoding acetyl-CoA acetyltransferase — MMNNPYAAAAVNEGLPGYQADASVVPVLRKLRDEAHEYCKKYTHRRVRIRTISGQTYEGVIAGVDRQHVYLLIAHGQGYAHTSYPSRPIYPPFFYNNLILPLVLYELLVISLLY; from the coding sequence ATGATGAACAATCCGTATGCCGCGGCCGCAGTGAATGAAGGTTTGCCCGGTTACCAGGCGGACGCCTCAGTCGTACCGGTCCTGCGCAAGCTTCGCGACGAGGCTCATGAATATTGCAAAAAATATACGCACCGCCGCGTCCGGATTCGGACGATTTCCGGCCAAACGTATGAAGGCGTCATCGCAGGCGTCGATCGCCAGCATGTGTATTTGCTCATCGCCCACGGGCAAGGTTATGCTCACACGTCATACCCGTCCCGGCCGATATATCCGCCGTTTTTCTACAATAATTTGATTTTGCCGCTGGTGCTTTACGAGCTGTTGGTCATCTCTTTGCTTTATTGA
- the larC gene encoding nickel insertion protein codes for MAGFDHREEHVDEGMLLIQANLDDMNPEWCSPISDKLFDAGANDVYWIPIIMKKGRPGIMLNVLVNEERLEAIEDVIFAETTTLGIRYMRAACHRLGRQFVTVETPWGPVSVKAGFYKRELVQFAPEFKDCEKAAKEHGVPLKRVYDEARAAFLKLHR; via the coding sequence ATGGCCGGCTTCGATCACCGGGAAGAGCATGTGGATGAAGGCATGCTGCTTATTCAGGCTAATTTGGACGACATGAATCCGGAATGGTGCTCTCCGATTTCGGACAAGCTGTTTGACGCAGGCGCCAACGACGTATATTGGATCCCGATCATCATGAAAAAAGGACGCCCCGGCATTATGCTGAACGTGCTCGTGAACGAAGAGCGGCTGGAGGCGATCGAGGATGTCATTTTTGCCGAGACGACAACGCTCGGGATTCGTTATATGCGGGCGGCCTGCCACCGGCTGGGACGGCAGTTTGTCACCGTGGAGACGCCTTGGGGGCCTGTTTCCGTGAAGGCGGGTTTTTACAAGCGGGAGCTCGTGCAGTTCGCACCGGAATTTAAAGATTGCGAAAAAGCTGCGAAAGAGCACGGTGTGCCTTTGAAGCGGGTGTATGACGAGGCGAGGGCGGCATTTTTAAAGCTGCATCGGTAG
- a CDS encoding M23 family metallopeptidase, giving the protein MRPYFVYFLSVLLLAQIWLAPPASAETGSQPNDMKKTFADRKDLFDKVSALTGIPWYYLAAVDQYERAMGLAKKRPAAGKLVSIHFTELQWVGVLNPDHADTNVASIRLFQGLGRDGSGDGIADRSNDLDVLYSMAELLLQYGTHDEDMRIGLWEYYQNTRSVDRIEQFAKIYARFDTLDLHEHTFVMPLKSEYTYRSTWGASRGWGGYRIHEGTDIFADYGVPVRSATCGVIEEMGWNPYGGWRIGIRDLNSVYHYYAHLSGFNKELKEGDVMKPGQVIGWVGSSGYGKPGTSGKFPPHLHYGLYRDNGLTDWSFDPYPHLKKWEREERRRGKK; this is encoded by the coding sequence ATGCGTCCTTACTTTGTATATTTTTTAAGCGTGCTGCTGCTGGCGCAGATTTGGCTCGCACCGCCGGCAAGTGCCGAAACGGGAAGCCAGCCGAACGACATGAAAAAAACGTTTGCCGATAGAAAGGATTTGTTCGACAAGGTCAGCGCTTTGACCGGCATTCCGTGGTATTACCTGGCAGCAGTCGATCAATATGAACGTGCTATGGGGCTGGCGAAAAAGCGGCCTGCCGCCGGAAAACTCGTCTCGATTCATTTTACCGAGCTGCAATGGGTTGGGGTGCTGAATCCGGATCATGCCGATACGAACGTCGCCTCCATCCGGTTGTTCCAGGGCCTCGGACGCGACGGCTCCGGGGACGGCATCGCGGATCGCAGCAACGATCTGGATGTGCTGTACTCGATGGCCGAGCTGCTTCTCCAATACGGAACGCACGACGAGGACATGCGGATCGGCTTGTGGGAGTATTACCAAAACACGAGAAGCGTCGATCGTATCGAGCAATTTGCCAAAATTTACGCCAGGTTCGACACACTCGACCTTCATGAACATACGTTCGTCATGCCGTTAAAAAGCGAATACACATACCGCAGCACATGGGGAGCAAGCCGCGGCTGGGGCGGATACCGCATTCATGAGGGCACCGATATTTTTGCCGATTACGGGGTTCCCGTGCGCAGCGCAACCTGCGGCGTCATTGAAGAGATGGGCTGGAACCCTTACGGCGGATGGCGCATCGGAATTCGCGATCTGAACAGCGTTTACCATTATTACGCCCACCTGTCGGGCTTCAACAAAGAGTTGAAGGAAGGCGACGTCATGAAGCCGGGGCAGGTGATCGGATGGGTCGGCAGCTCCGGCTACGGAAAGCCGGGAACGTCCGGCAAATTCCCGCCTCACCTGCACTACGGTCTGTATCGCGACAACGGCCTTACCGATTGGTCGTTCGACCCTTACCCGCACCTGAAAAAATGGGAGCGCGAGGAGCGGCGGCGCGGCAAAAAGTAG
- the yunB gene encoding sporulation protein YunB, whose translation MIVRRAAQGKRLFFFVPQAHKLYHVLYKGAGPAKSKKGRISAQTGGKLMLVLRRRWKSRPAPAKHVKRNILIALLIFMLFSIQSFIYIEKNLKPPLMNLAKIRIKQLATQSINTAITERMSQGTNYDKLIDWRTDASGKVTGFTLNYAEHMKITSDTITTVDTLLKNLKEIPEHIPLGQAMNSAILASFGPDIPIRLVPAGAVKVDLSTRYQNAGINMILVEVYLRIIAEVTIIIPFDSEPEIVETEVPISYSLVVGDVPTYYFDGKGNPVGGSSGALPPSISLPGLHMAPSGKNEAPKAEESSAGVKK comes from the coding sequence ATGATTGTAAGAAGAGCCGCTCAGGGAAAGCGGCTCTTCTTTTTTGTCCCACAGGCGCATAAGCTGTACCATGTGCTGTACAAAGGGGCCGGCCCGGCTAAGTCGAAAAAGGGCCGGATAAGCGCGCAAACGGGGGGAAAGCTCATGCTCGTGCTCAGACGGCGATGGAAAAGCAGGCCCGCACCCGCCAAACATGTCAAGCGCAATATACTCATTGCGCTGCTTATTTTCATGCTGTTTTCGATCCAATCGTTTATCTACATTGAGAAAAATTTAAAGCCGCCGCTGATGAATCTGGCCAAAATCCGCATCAAGCAGCTGGCGACGCAGTCGATCAACACAGCCATTACGGAGAGGATGAGCCAAGGGACGAATTACGACAAGCTGATCGACTGGCGGACGGACGCAAGCGGCAAGGTGACCGGCTTTACGCTCAATTATGCAGAGCATATGAAAATTACGTCCGACACGATCACAACCGTCGATACGCTCCTCAAAAATTTGAAGGAAATCCCGGAGCATATTCCGCTCGGGCAGGCGATGAACAGCGCCATCCTCGCCTCGTTTGGCCCGGACATCCCGATTCGACTTGTGCCGGCCGGCGCGGTAAAGGTGGATCTCAGCACCAGGTACCAAAACGCCGGCATCAATATGATCCTCGTCGAAGTGTATTTGCGCATCATAGCCGAAGTGACCATCATCATCCCGTTTGATTCGGAGCCGGAGATCGTCGAAACGGAGGTGCCGATTTCGTATTCGCTCGTCGTCGGCGACGTGCCGACGTATTATTTCGACGGCAAAGGCAATCCGGTTGGCGGAAGTTCAGGTGCTCTCCCGCCGAGCATATCGCTGCCCGGCCTCCACATGGCGCCGAGCGGGAAGAACGAAGCGCCTAAAGCCGAGGAAAGCTCAGCGGGCGTCAAAAAATGA
- a CDS encoding HAMP domain-containing methyl-accepting chemotaxis protein, giving the protein MVKKVADGHLNDRVSVRSGDELGQMSGNINSMVDSLASMVGKIHITVGEVATASDELLESAEQSSHASAEIASSIQGVASGADSQLQGAEQSARAMEEMAVGIQRIAESSAIVSDQTVDVAKEVESGYVEIQSAIEQMNVIGSAAHQTASVIEQLNKHSDEIGHIVDVISDISNQTSLLALNASIEAARAGEHGRGFAVVAGEVKKLAEQTSRSVSEIVNLIQLTQTSSAEAMDSMQQNVVAINEGVRKMEHIGQSFGTVRSLILQVSEQIQEVSATTEQLSAGTEEITASIEDMVSVAKESAANAQSVAGSSEEQSAIMENVASSAKSLHKLMNELKSLIKVFQV; this is encoded by the coding sequence GTGGTGAAGAAGGTGGCGGACGGCCATTTGAACGACAGGGTGTCGGTCCGCTCCGGCGACGAGCTCGGACAGATGAGCGGCAACATCAACTCGATGGTCGACTCTTTAGCCTCCATGGTCGGTAAAATCCATATAACGGTCGGGGAGGTGGCGACCGCTTCGGATGAACTGCTCGAATCTGCGGAACAGTCGTCTCACGCTTCGGCGGAAATCGCGTCGTCCATCCAGGGGGTTGCGAGCGGTGCGGATTCCCAGCTTCAGGGGGCCGAGCAGTCTGCGCGGGCGATGGAGGAAATGGCGGTCGGCATTCAGCGTATTGCCGAGTCGTCGGCGATTGTTTCGGATCAAACGGTCGATGTCGCCAAGGAAGTGGAAAGCGGGTATGTAGAGATTCAGTCCGCCATCGAACAGATGAACGTCATCGGGTCCGCCGCTCATCAAACCGCGTCGGTGATCGAACAGCTTAATAAACATTCCGATGAGATCGGTCATATTGTGGACGTGATATCGGATATTTCAAACCAAACGTCGCTGCTTGCTTTGAACGCGTCAATCGAAGCGGCCCGGGCCGGCGAGCACGGACGCGGTTTCGCCGTTGTTGCGGGAGAAGTCAAGAAGCTGGCCGAGCAGACGAGCCGTTCGGTATCCGAAATCGTTAATTTGATCCAGCTCACCCAAACCTCCTCCGCAGAAGCGATGGACTCGATGCAGCAAAACGTCGTCGCCATCAATGAAGGCGTCCGGAAGATGGAGCACATCGGGCAGTCGTTCGGCACCGTTCGTTCCTTGATTTTGCAAGTGTCCGAACAAATCCAGGAGGTTTCCGCAACGACCGAGCAGCTTTCCGCCGGGACGGAGGAAATTACCGCTTCAATCGAAGATATGGTCAGCGTCGCCAAAGAATCGGCGGCAAACGCCCAATCGGTCGCCGGATCGTCGGAAGAACAGTCCGCCATTATGGAAAATGTCGCTTCTTCCGCAAAGTCGCTCCACAAATTGATGAACGAATTGAAATCTTTGATCAAAGTTTTTCAGGTGTAA
- a CDS encoding cache domain-containing protein, whose product MMKASGWGFKSVSIRIKLLVVLLVLSILPLIVSTVFFSGYLRYISQSDNQQIQQDVAQLNIFRLDEWLQLKISSMEELINLHPEFKTGDPKVLLPILKMIDDSDRQIEGFNLIKANGEGVDVNNVAINIADRDYFKKMQQTKKPVVSDMLVSKKTGKYVLPIAVPILDNSGNLAGLVSATVSPDTLTKLTESIKVAQTGFGYIISGNGEYYTYPDKERIGKKAADFEKNPSARDALKTILENPNGTVTYTDGFRLLSPISLSSRF is encoded by the coding sequence ATGATGAAAGCATCTGGCTGGGGTTTCAAAAGCGTGTCTATTCGCATCAAACTGCTTGTCGTATTGTTAGTGCTCTCGATTCTTCCCCTGATTGTTTCCACTGTATTTTTCTCGGGTTATCTTCGCTATATCTCCCAAAGCGACAACCAGCAGATCCAGCAGGATGTGGCGCAGCTCAACATTTTCAGGCTGGATGAATGGCTGCAATTGAAAATATCGTCCATGGAAGAACTGATTAACCTGCATCCCGAATTTAAAACGGGAGACCCGAAAGTACTTCTGCCCATTTTAAAAATGATTGACGACAGCGACCGGCAGATTGAAGGCTTTAATCTGATCAAAGCTAACGGCGAAGGCGTTGACGTCAACAACGTGGCGATCAACATAGCGGACAGGGATTATTTTAAAAAGATGCAGCAGACCAAAAAGCCTGTTGTTTCGGACATGCTCGTGAGCAAGAAGACCGGCAAATACGTTTTGCCGATTGCCGTGCCGATTTTGGACAATTCCGGCAATTTGGCCGGTCTGGTCTCGGCGACGGTATCGCCCGATACTTTAACCAAGCTGACCGAAAGCATCAAAGTCGCTCAGACCGGGTTCGGCTACATCATCTCGGGTAACGGCGAATACTACACTTATCCGGACAAGGAAAGAATCGGCAAGAAAGCTGCGGATTTTGAAAAAAATCCAAGCGCCCGGGACGCATTGAAAACGATTTTGGAAAATCCGAACGGCACCGTTACGTATACGGATGGATTTCGATTGTTATCGCCAATATCGTTATCAAGCCGATTTTAG
- a CDS encoding sensor domain-containing diguanylate cyclase, giving the protein MLGFWKKRRKASDPMMETYKSMIDRSPDAIVVFQKNKAVLANRSAVHLLGAANPDRLTGISVFDFIHPDDTKEAAEQIMRLFRGEPASLPFEYKFTSLKGGFFPVEGAISRIRYDGRPALMMTFRDITERKAAELRLKEEFGNLQEMNRKLMEQSRQDGLTGVANRRSFEETFERTWKESLRTGTPLSVIMCDIDHFKAYNDRFGHQMGDACLKEMANALRSALKRPNDFIARYGGEEFVILLPDTDEFGMSVVAERIHEAVLALAIPHGAQNDSGLMTVSLGAAVTVPQSDGNPQDILEAADRGLYQAKKFGRNRTEFYPAPGTAELLRVSNDLICNNG; this is encoded by the coding sequence ATGTTGGGTTTTTGGAAAAAACGTAGAAAGGCCTCCGATCCTATGATGGAGACATACAAGTCGATGATTGACCGGTCTCCGGATGCGATTGTCGTTTTTCAAAAAAATAAAGCCGTTCTGGCCAATCGAAGCGCCGTTCATCTGTTGGGCGCAGCGAACCCGGATCGATTAACCGGGATAAGCGTCTTCGATTTCATTCATCCCGACGATACGAAGGAAGCGGCCGAGCAAATCATGCGTTTGTTTCGGGGAGAGCCGGCTTCGCTTCCATTCGAATATAAGTTTACGAGCCTTAAGGGGGGATTTTTCCCCGTGGAAGGCGCGATATCGCGCATCCGGTATGACGGGCGGCCGGCTCTGATGATGACGTTTCGCGATATTACGGAGCGGAAGGCGGCCGAGCTCCGTTTGAAGGAGGAATTTGGAAACCTCCAGGAAATGAACAGGAAGCTGATGGAGCAGTCTCGTCAAGACGGCCTAACCGGGGTTGCAAACCGCCGCTCCTTCGAAGAGACATTCGAGCGCACATGGAAGGAGTCGCTTAGAACCGGCACGCCGTTGTCGGTCATTATGTGCGATATCGACCATTTCAAAGCTTACAACGACCGCTTCGGGCATCAGATGGGCGACGCGTGCCTCAAGGAAATGGCCAATGCGCTCAGGTCCGCGCTGAAACGGCCGAACGATTTCATTGCCAGATACGGCGGGGAAGAATTCGTGATACTGCTGCCGGATACCGACGAATTTGGGATGTCGGTTGTGGCCGAACGCATTCATGAAGCGGTTTTGGCGCTCGCGATTCCGCATGGGGCGCAGAATGACAGCGGGCTGATGACCGTCAGTCTCGGGGCGGCCGTCACCGTCCCTCAATCGGACGGGAATCCGCAGGACATTCTTGAGGCAGCCGACAGGGGTTTGTATCAGGCCAAGAAGTTCGGGAGAAACCGGACGGAGTTTTATCCTGCTCCCGGCACCGCGGAGCTGCTGCGAGTCAGCAACGATTTAATCTGCAACAACGGATGA